Within Winogradskyella helgolandensis, the genomic segment TTTCACCTAAAACAAAAGTTTCTGTTCCGCTAGCTTGTGAACTGTGAGCATTACAATGAATAGATACAAATAAATCGGCATCGGCTCTATTTGCAATATTGGCACGTTCATGCAACTCTATGAAAACATCGGTTTTACGTGTATATATTACCTTTATATCTGGGTTTTTCTCTAGCTCTTTTCCAACTTCTAAAGTAACTTTTAGCGCAATATTTTTTTCACTGTGTCCATTACCCACGTTACCTGAATCATGTCCTCCATGTCCTGCATCCAAGACCACAACAAATTTATCTTCTTGCGCATGCAAGGTTGTATAAGATGTTAAAGTACTTATAAATAAAAAGCTTAAAAATACTATTGTAGGTTTTAGTGTCGTTTGCATATAGAATTTAACGGTTTATCAATTCGGTTTATTACATTGAGCCCTTTAGTAAAACAGTATTTTTTAATTTCTAATTATTATAAATTAATCACAAAAAAATAGCTGTACTTTTGGCGATTCAAAAACCGAGCCATACTTTTACAAAAATACATTTAAAAGCATTGCATACAAAAAGCTTATACATACTTTTTCTCTTGAGTTTTACAGTGTTTATCAACACTTTTAGCTTCGCCCAAGAATTACCAAAAAAGAACGGAACAATTCCTGTAGAACAACTCAAGGATTCTGCCACTATTGCTATCGATACAATTATTAAACCTCCTATAAACTCAAAGGAAATTGATTCCACAAAAAAAGATTCCGTTAAGCAAAAAGGGTTATTAGAAGGAACTGTAAAATACAAAGCTTCGGATTACGTATCCTTAAGTCAGAAAAAGAAAAAAATATATCTATATAATGAAGCCGAAGTGTTATACCAAGACATGGAAATTAGGGCCGGAGTTATTGTTATTGATTACAGCAAAAACTTAGTGTATGCTGGTCGATTAAAAGACTCTACAGGATATTCTCAACGTCCTGTTTTCACACAAGGAGAGAATGTTATTGAGCCCGATTCTATTGTTTTTAATACTGAAACTAAAAAAGCATTAGTTTTTAATTCTAGAACTGAACAACAAGGTTTTAAAGTATATTCTCCAATAACTAAAAAAGAAAACGATTCCGTTTATTTTATGAAAAACGGTCGATTTACAACGGCTGAAGATGAAGACGATCCGGAATATCAATTTGTAACGACCAAAATGAAAATGGTTCCTAACAAAAAGGTCGTCGTTGGTCCAACATACATGGAAATTTATGGGATTCCCACTCCAATCGCTTTACCATTTGCATTTTTTCCTATGACACAAACGCAAACCTCTGGTATTATTTTTCCAACGTTTGGAGAAGACAGTAACAAAGGTTATAATTTACAAAATGGTGGTTATTATTTTGCTATAAATGATTACTTAGATTTGGCAGTTCTTGGAGATTACTATACTAATGGTAGTTATGGATTACGTATAGAAAACAATTATGCGGTACGCTATAAATTTAGAGGTAATTTAAGTTTTAGATATGAAAATTTATTAAATCAAGAACGTGGATTTCCCGATTTCTCACAAAGTACTATTTACAATCTTAGGTGGTCACATAGCCAAGATACCAAGGCAAGTCCTAATTCACGATTTTCAGCCTCTGTTAACTTAGGTAGTAGTTCATATTTTCAAGAATCAATTAATCAATCTAACCAATCTAATTTCTTAAATAACACCTTAGCATCTTCGGTTTCTTATTCTAAAACATTTTCAGGCGAACCACAAGTCAATCTAAGCTTAACGGCAACACATAGCCAAAACACAAATACAGGTGACATTAATTTAACCTTACCTACAATGCAGGCGTCTATGGGTAGAATTTATCCATTCGCTCCAAAAACGGGAACAAAACAAGGCGCTATTGATAATATAAACTTCCAGGTGACCTCTAGGGCAGAATATAGAATAGAAACAAATGATTCTATTTTTGGTAAAGCTGAAATGTTTGACGATGCTATAACTGGAATGAAACATAGTATCCCATTAACGACCAATTTTAAAGTCTTTGATTATTTTAGTGTGAGCGCAAGTGCTAATTTAGAAGAATCTTGGACACTTGAAACCGTAAAAAAATTCTACGACCAAACCTTAGAAGAAGTCGTTTCCATAGACCAAAGTGGTTTTGACCGCTTCTTAACTTATAATGTAGGAGCAAGTATTGGTACGACAATATATGGTATGTATGATTTAGAGAATGAAGAAAAAACAGCTAAGGTAAAAGCGATAAGACATGTTATGAGGCCTTCATTGAGCTATTCTATTAGTCCTGCCTTTGATCAGTATTATGAAACCTACGATGTTATTGATGCAGACGGAACAACTTCAGACCAAGTAGAATATACGCGGTTCGAAAATTCCTTATACGGAAGTCCAGGCAACAACTACTCTAGTAGTATAGGGATGACTTTAGGAAATAATCTTGAAGCAAAAATTCGAGCTAAAGATTCTACAAATACAGAACCTGAAAAAATAACAATATTAAACAATCTAAATTTTTCTACGGCTTATGATATTGCTGCCGATTCATTACAATGGAGTCCTTTACGCGTGAGTGGTGGTACACAAATTTTGAATAATAAGATGAGTATTAACTTTGGAATGACGCTTAACCCTTATGCTTTAGATAGTAATAATAGTGTCGTTAATACTTTTAATATAAATAATGGAGGAAGTCTTTTTAGATTAACCTCTGCTAACGTAAGTATGAGCTACACCTTATCTAACGAAAGTTTTTCTGGCGAAGAGTCTTCAGAAAAGGAAGCATCCGCAAAAGAATCAGCACGTTCAGGAGGGAGAACCGATGACCTATTTGGAAGGTCCGAAGACTACGCAGACAAACGGCTTTCCGATAGAGAGGCAGGAGATGAGAAAGAAGAAAATAATGAATTTTATAATTACAAAATGCCTTGGAGTTTAAGATTAGCGTATTCTGCAAATTATACAAACACAAAACGTGATAATACCATATCTTCAAATTCTCTAATGTTTTCTGGTGATGTTGATATTTCTCCTAAATGGAGCCTTGGTGCTTCTTCTGGATACGATTTTCTTAATAAAGGATTTACCTATACGCAATTGCGCTTTGAGCGCGACTTATTAAGTTGGCGTATGAATTTTTCTTGGATACCATTTAGTGACCGTACCTCTTGGAACTTCTTTATCGGAATAAAATCTAACTTGCTTAAGGATTTAAAATACGATAAACGTAAGCAAGCAGACCAACAAGTTGGAAATTAAATAGTATTCTAATCGACCGGTTTTCGAGTATACATTTAAACCTTAAGCAAGCAACCAACACTAAAGTTTTATTTATCTTACTTAACGCTCAATAAACTTTTTATTTTGTTAATAACACCTACCATTGAACTTGTTGAAATGAAATTGTATTACTAAATTTGTCTTAAGTATAACTAAAAAAAAGTACCATTTTCATGGGTATTAAAAGATGAAAAAAATAATAAATACTTCCAAGGCACCTGCTCCAATAGGACCATACAATCAAGCTGTTTTATCAGGAAACACACTATATACTTCAGGACAAATAGCGTTAGATCCTAAAACTATGGAATTAGTGATAGACGATATAAAAACCGAAACCAAGCAAGTTATGGAAAACATGAAAGCGGTTTTAGAAGCGGCAAATATGACGTTTGAAAATGTTATTAAATCTTCCATTTTTATTAGTGATATGAATAACTTTAAGCAAATCAACGACGTGTACGGAAAGTATTTTAACGAAGCTACCGCACCTGCTAGAGAAACAGTTGAAGTTGCCAACTTACCTAAATTTGTGAATGTTGAAATTAGTATGATTGCTGTGAAACCAGAGCAAAAAACGCTATATAAAAAATAGCATACCGTATAAATTCATTAATCTGATTTGATTCATCATATTTTAATTAATTAAAACTATTACTATTCTATATAGTCACATATCGTAATCCACAGTCTAAGCAATAATTAATGGAGTGCATCTGATTCAAAATCATTATAGTACACACTAAATAAGGAACTTAACTTATTAACATTACTATATTAAGTGCAATTATTATAGTAACTTTAGTCATAATTTTTTAATAAATTGATTGAAGTTATAAAGGATAAGAATGAATGGAGAACTTTACTATCTAAAGTAGAGCATACCGATTTTTACCATACTTATGACTACCATCAGCTTTCAAAAAAAGAAGGAGAATTACCTATACTCTTAAAATATACTGATGGTAGCACAACTATTGCCTTACCTTTTCTTATAAGAAACATAGATAACTCTGATTATAAAGATATTACTTCTGTGTATGGTTATTCAGGATTATTATCTATTAATATTGACGATAATTTCAAAATTAAAAATTTCCATAAATCATTAAATGCCTTTTTTAATAAAAATAAAATTATCGCTGTATTTTCAAGATTGCATCCATTTATAGAAGCACGGGAGACAGCTCTCGAAGGGTTAGGAAAAATCGTTTCGCTTGGTAAAGTGGTTTATATTGATCTAAGTAAAACACTAGTAGATCAGAGAGCAACTTACAACAGACGTTTAAAAACATACCTAAATAAAGCACGAAAACTTTGCACGGTTATAGAAGGCCATACTGATGAACACATTCAAACTTTCATTCAACTATATATAAAGAATATGAAGCGTATTGGTGCTGATGAGAGTTACCTCTTTAACTCTGAGTATTTTTATAAACTTCTATCGAGTAAGGACTATGAGTCGAAACTAATGCTTTGTAAGCATAATGAAACACAAGAGATTATTGCAGGAGCCATTTTTACAAAAAAGGGTAATATTGTTCAGTATCATTTATCCGGAATTAATGAAGACTACTTTAGTCTCCAACCTATTAAACTCATAATTGATGAAATGTCCATTTATTCTACCAAAAAAGGATATCAATATTTAAATTTAGGTGGAGGAAAAGGCAGTAAAGAAGACTCCCTTTATAGATTTAAAAGCAAATTCTCAAAAAACTACAAAGTCTTTAAAATCTGGAAATACATAGTTGATAGAAATGCTTATAAAACATTAACAGAAAATCATCTTAATACCGAATTAGAAGACCATGAACTTGATATTGGATATTTTCCTGCATATCGCGCACCCATAAAATCCATCTCTTATATGGCGTCTCTTTCTGAATTATTGATATTTAGCTTTAACTGATTGCATTATTTAAACAACAGAAATTCACTAAAAGATATAACAGTTGATCTTGAGTTTAACTTTTACTAGTTATATGATTTTTCCTTTTTAAGACGACCTGTTGGTAGATAGAATTTCCAAACTCCAACCTTCTTCCCGTTAGAATACTGACCTTCTTTTCTTAAATAATATTTACATAATTTAAAATCATAACTATAATTATTAAAATAAACATTGAATGTCATATGATTATTAGAATCTAGAAAAACATCTAAGTTAGACGCATTCGTTTCTATTTTAGTAGTTAATTGTTCCATTATCAAATAGCCTCCTGAATCATAATAATTATTCGATAAATTTGTTCCCCAATCATCATAAATTGATACCGTTTTTGAGCCACTTTTGAAAAAACGTGTATGTTTCTCTACATTCATTTCATAATAGAAATCCCCATGCTTATAAATTTTTATAAGGCCACGTTGTTTAGGTTTCCCATCTTTATAACATTCTTGTATCTGAATGGAATCTATCAAGTTTAAGTCATTCATTAATTTTAAATAGTTTTTACCTTGTTGACAAAAACCAATTTGAAATAAACAAATAAGGAAAGTTGTGAAAACTAATTTCATGCTGAATCTAAATTTATATTCATTTACTAATGAATTTGCCTGATTGTTTAAACTTTTTATTCATATTGAATATCACCATCATCATTTAAAATAGGCTTAAACCACTTCATATAATAAAACACACGCTTTCTTATATAAACCATTAGATATATTCCTAATGCAAGAATCGAACCATATATCACAACGAATATGAAAGCAGCCTTATAATCAATATCACTATTAAAGACTGAATTTAATTCGCTAAACGATCGTATTATTGTTACAGAGAACCAAACTATTCCTGGCAAGAAAAAACGGCCATCAAATTTCCAAATACTTAGTGTGATATAAATAGAAAGTAAAATTGAAATGAGTTGAATAACATTAAATTCAATCATTAATTCAAATATGCCGATTAACTCAAATAAGAGATAAAACCCCCAAATTAAAGACAACACTACATGACTATTTTTAAATTTTTTCCAAAGTTCATAAGAAGGGCGAGATGCTAGAATGTTTCTAAGATTTTTATCATCTATTTTGTCTTTGTACTGATTATATAGCGCTGACTTTATAGCTCCGTCGCTAATATCTTTTGTTATTTGTTTCCTAATGTCTTTTTCGTTCATAAACGTCTTAAAGGAGATTTTCCGACTTACTCAAAAACGAAGTTAACATTTTAATAGTAAACATCATTTACTCTTATTAAACCCGATTTATAAAGAAGCTGTATTTTTACATTCAAATCATTCCATAAAATTGAAACTCAAAACATCAGAACTTAAAGATTTCTTAGACGAAAAGGTTAACCTCTACAATAATCCAAAATTTATTGAAAGCGACCCTATTCAAATTCCACATCAATTCTCTAAAAAAGAAGATATTGAGATTGCTGCCTTTTTAGCGGCCACCATTGCATGGGGAAATAGAAAGAGTATTATTAAAAATGCCAATAGAATGATGGAATTGTTAGACCACTCCCCTTTTGAGTTTATTATGCAACACGAAGAATCTGATTTAGAAAAACTAAGTCCTTTTGTGCATCGTACATTTAATGGAAATGATTTTATGCAGTTTGTTGAAAGTTTACAACACCTTTACAAAAACCATAATGGCTTAGAAGCTGTATTTTCTAAATATGCTGAAAAGGATTCCCTTCAAAAAAGTATTCATCAGTTCAAAAACGTATTTTTTGAAATTCCACATTTGAAGCGAACACAAAAACATGTGAGTGATCCACTTAAAAATTCTGCTGCGAAGCGGATTAATATGTATTTACGTTGGATGATACGAAACGATAATAATGGTGTTGATTTTGGAATATGGAAATCACTTTCACCTTCTCAATTAAGTTGTCCTTTGGATGTGCATTCTGGCAATGTAGCACGTAAATTAGGTTTACTAACCCGAAAGCAAAATGATGGAAAAGCTTTAGCCGAATTAGATAAAGCCTTAAGAAAACTAGATCCTACTGATCCTGTAAAATACGATTTTGCTTTATTCGGACTCGGCGTTTTTGAGAGTTTTTAACACCAATATTAGATATTAATACTATTTAAAGTATTTCATAGCTCAAAGTACTAAAAAACGACCACTTCCCCACTCTGTTTCACATCAAAAACAACTCACAACACTAACGCTAACTTTGTAAGATTATACGTTAATAACTAAATCAGAACTTTAAATATTTGGATTCAAAATAAGAAACATAATCATTTATTTTTATAACTTATTTAATCTGAATCCATAACAGCATGCTTACAGCCTTAATAATTGAAGATGAAAAAAACTCCAGAGAGTTTTTAGAAAAATTAATTGTCCGAAATTTCTCTGACAAACTTGTTGTGCTTGACGCTGTCAATTCTGTCGCTAAAGGTGTGGAAGCTATTAAGAAATATAAATCGGCTTTAAACATTGTGTTTTTAGATATACATATGCCCCAAGAAAATGGCTTTGAATTATTTAAACATATAAGAGATATTACGCCTGATGTCATTTTCACAACAGCATACAAAGATTATGCTATTAATGCTATTAAATTTTCTGCTTTCGATTACTTATTAAAACCTATCAATTTTATTGACCTTAACTCTACCTTAAAACGCTTAGAAAACAGGACAGAAACCAACAATAATAAACTAAAAATAAACACCCTAATGAATAATATAGGCACCGATTCTTTGGCCTATAATAAAATTGCTTTCCCAACATTAGATGGATTCGTATTAGAAAAAATTGGAGATATTGTGTATTGTAAAGCTCAAAATAATTATGCTTTAATTAAAACTAACGACAACCGAGAAATTTTACTTTCTAAAACCTTAAAGCATATCGAAGAAATTTTACCAAAACAGATTTTTTGTAGAACACATAAATCTTTTCTAGTGAACTTAAATTACATAGCGTCTTACTCTAGAGCTGACCATGTTTTAATGCTAAATACTAACGAACAATTACCCGTTTCTGTTAGAAAAAACGAACAGTTTATAAATGCGATACTTCAAAAAGAATAACTTCTGTTTTCAATTACTGCTACTCTTTGTAATTCAGTTCTGTTTTTCTCAAAAGGCAATTACAAAAAATTATTCTGTCATAGATGGCTTACCTAGCAATGCTATCTATTCTGTATTCATTGATAGTAGAAACATTATATGGGCTGGTACCGATAAAGGAATCTCAAAAGTAGAAAATGGTAGCACTACCAATTATTATGAAAGTGATGGCATTGCTTACAATAACTGCTGGGCAATTGTAGAAGATAGCAACAACAACTTATGGTTTGGCAGTTATGGTGGAGGTGTTACATATTACGACGGTAATACTTTTAAAATTATAAATAATACGAATGGTTTAATAAACGATAGAGTTAGGAAATTATTTGTTTATAAAGACAAGTTGTATGTAGGTACAAAGAAAGGCGTTTCTATTATTAATACAAGCACTAAAAAAATCCAAAACCTACAAACTGCCAAGGATTTAGAATTACAAATCATGGGTTTTTTTGAATATAACAACACGGTTTATATTCAAAGCTATAAGAATGGTGTTTGGAAACATAACACCAATGAAAATAACTTATCGTTAATTACAGATAAACACTCTAGTGTGTTTTCTGTACTTAAGCATAAAGATTCGATTTTAGTTAGTTTTGACGGTTATTACCAAAAGAACAAGGCCATTAAAACATTTCATATTAATGATTATTTATCCAATAAATCACCTGCTAAAGCTTTTGGTAATAGTGTAGTTTGGGACTATAATATTGATAAAAATAATAACATTTATGCGGTTGCCGATGGCATAAACTATCCAACAGGAGGTGTTTTTAAAATTGAACAAAATAGGGTGAAAAATGAGAATTCAAATTTTAACATAAATAGTACAAAATGTTGGTCTATAGCCTATAACACTAATAATGAGCTACTCTATATTGGAACTTTAGACCAGGGATTATTTGAAGTAAAACTAGATAATAAAGTGTTATTTAATGAAGATATCACCAATATTATCGATGTAAAAATCCAAAACGAACACACCTATTTTTTAACGCAAGAGGGCTTAAAAATAAAAGCGAGCGATGATACTATCGACATTACTAAACACGATTTTTTTAAAAAGATTTCAGAATTTAAAAAGAAATTAAATTTGGCTAGTGAAGACCGTTTTAACAATACTCGACTATCGGACTTAGAATTTAAAAATATTAAACTTTTCAATGATACGGTTTGGATAAGTACCACTATTGGAATATTCAGTATGAATATAAAAACTAATACCTTAGAATTTCACCACATAATAACGAATGGATTCATCCTATTCAACGATAACTCAGGGTATTTTCAATATCCATACAGAAATTTAGTATATATAAACAATATATATGACGCTCTTACACTCAAAAAGTCAATTAAAAAATTCATTATCAACGCTCCTTCCGATGTTAATTCTATAATTAAAATTGATAACGAACTCTATTTTTTAAGTCAATTTATTGGACTATACAAATTAAAAAATGGTGTTTTTACATCGTTTAAAGATAAGGGTATATGGTCAGAAAAGGAATTAATATTAGCCACTGTTAGTCCTAAGAATAATTTAGTCATTGCCAATACTAAAGGAGAAGTATTTATCATTGACGTTAAAAACGGCTTTAGAGTCATCACTAAAATATGCAGAGACCAACTCCATGGTAACTCCATAAAATTCTTAAAAACTTACAAAGACTATATTATTATTGGAACTGAGAAGGGTATTAATTTTTATCGCTCAAACAAAATAAAAATTATCAATAAAGCGCATGGGATTAAAAGCGAATATCTAACAAGTGCTGCATTAGATAAAGACAATTTAATTGTTGGGTCAGAAAAAGGGTATTATAGATTAGATTTAAATAAAATTTTAAAGACCACTACACCTAATTATAATATTAATATTACAGATATTCAGGCTAACTATGAGAGTATAGCTTCTAAAAATTTCCATTGGTATACTTACCAAGACAAAATGGTCGTTTTACCATATCAAAAGAACAACCTCTCTATATCGTTTAAAGTTAATAATCATCCTTATGCTGAAAATTTAGAATATCGTTATAAAATAGAGGGCTTAGACAGTGACAAATGGAGCCAATGGAGTACAAAAAAACAACTTAATTTTTCTTATTTAGCCAGCGGAATATATCCTATACTCATAGAGGTTAGAGACCATAATAATGCTGAAATTTATTGTAAAAAAATAATTACACTTCATATTAAACCTCCCTTTTGGAAAACTTGGTGGTTTATATCTATTAGCATTTTATTAATTCTCGGTGCGCTATATGTAAAGTATAAGTTAAGCATCAAAAAAATAAAAAAGCAAGAAGCCTTAAAAACCAAATTAAATAAACGCATCGCCGAAACCAAATTAGAAGCCTTACAAAGTCAAATGAATCCTCATTTTACTTTTAATGCTATGAATTCTATTCAAAATTATGTTATAGACAACGATATTGATAAGGCTTTGATGTATATCGGTAAATTTTCTAAATTAATGAGAAAAACATTAGATAATTCTAGTGAAACAAGAATAACGTTACAAGAAGAAATAGACTATATTAACACCTATGTTACCATAGAAAACATGCGATTTGAAGATGCTATAAAAGTAGAAATTAATCATAAAGACTTAGATACCTTTGATGAGTATATTCCTCCAATGCTTATTCAACCGCTAATAGAAAATTCATTTCACCACGCCTTCAACATAGCACATCACCCCTATAAGCTTACCATTACTTTTAGTAAAGAAAATGATTTCTTAAAATGTGAAGTTAAAGACAATGGCACTAGCATAAAAAAAACAACACAAATACCACATCATACTCCTAAAGCTATAGGTATCATTAAAGAACGCTTATCGTTAATTAGTAATGTGCCTATCCATAAATTAATCACTATAACATCTACAGATAAAGGGACCATTACAACCTTATTTATCCCTTTTGATAATTAATTTTAATTACAACAACTATTTCTCAAAAATTGCAATAGCACACTATCATTATTCAATATACCGCTTTCTAAGCCCGCTTAAAGAGCAGAAGTGCATTTAAAAAATGCTGTATTACCAATCTCCAATCCTTTTATATTTAGATAGCATTAATTTTAATGCTTTCTAACTTCACTATTTTCACTAAGGATAAACTACCTAAATTACACTTATAACACTATACATTTACTTGTAGCAACTTTCATAATAAGCTACAAATTAATACAGCTTATTTCAAATATAGACACATAAGCCCAACCTAGCAATGTTAAAATTTTATTAAAAAACATGAATTTAGCTAAACGTTAAAATTGAAAAAGTGCACTATCACAGTCATATATAAACGTTAACTAATCGGTCTAAAAAGAAAAGTTTGAATTTCTAATATTTGCTTTAAATCAAATCTATATTACAATGAAAAAATCTTTACTAATTCTATTATTAAGTGTTAACGCTACTTTATTTGCTCAAGAAGAAATCGATGTTAATAACGATATCATCTT encodes:
- a CDS encoding putative LPS assembly protein LptD — protein: MAIQKPSHTFTKIHLKALHTKSLYILFLLSFTVFINTFSFAQELPKKNGTIPVEQLKDSATIAIDTIIKPPINSKEIDSTKKDSVKQKGLLEGTVKYKASDYVSLSQKKKKIYLYNEAEVLYQDMEIRAGVIVIDYSKNLVYAGRLKDSTGYSQRPVFTQGENVIEPDSIVFNTETKKALVFNSRTEQQGFKVYSPITKKENDSVYFMKNGRFTTAEDEDDPEYQFVTTKMKMVPNKKVVVGPTYMEIYGIPTPIALPFAFFPMTQTQTSGIIFPTFGEDSNKGYNLQNGGYYFAINDYLDLAVLGDYYTNGSYGLRIENNYAVRYKFRGNLSFRYENLLNQERGFPDFSQSTIYNLRWSHSQDTKASPNSRFSASVNLGSSSYFQESINQSNQSNFLNNTLASSVSYSKTFSGEPQVNLSLTATHSQNTNTGDINLTLPTMQASMGRIYPFAPKTGTKQGAIDNINFQVTSRAEYRIETNDSIFGKAEMFDDAITGMKHSIPLTTNFKVFDYFSVSASANLEESWTLETVKKFYDQTLEEVVSIDQSGFDRFLTYNVGASIGTTIYGMYDLENEEKTAKVKAIRHVMRPSLSYSISPAFDQYYETYDVIDADGTTSDQVEYTRFENSLYGSPGNNYSSSIGMTLGNNLEAKIRAKDSTNTEPEKITILNNLNFSTAYDIAADSLQWSPLRVSGGTQILNNKMSINFGMTLNPYALDSNNSVVNTFNINNGGSLFRLTSANVSMSYTLSNESFSGEESSEKEASAKESARSGGRTDDLFGRSEDYADKRLSDREAGDEKEENNEFYNYKMPWSLRLAYSANYTNTKRDNTISSNSLMFSGDVDISPKWSLGASSGYDFLNKGFTYTQLRFERDLLSWRMNFSWIPFSDRTSWNFFIGIKSNLLKDLKYDKRKQADQQVGN
- a CDS encoding RidA family protein, which produces MKKIINTSKAPAPIGPYNQAVLSGNTLYTSGQIALDPKTMELVIDDIKTETKQVMENMKAVLEAANMTFENVIKSSIFISDMNNFKQINDVYGKYFNEATAPARETVEVANLPKFVNVEISMIAVKPEQKTLYKK
- a CDS encoding peptidoglycan bridge formation glycyltransferase FemA/FemB family protein; this translates as MIEVIKDKNEWRTLLSKVEHTDFYHTYDYHQLSKKEGELPILLKYTDGSTTIALPFLIRNIDNSDYKDITSVYGYSGLLSINIDDNFKIKNFHKSLNAFFNKNKIIAVFSRLHPFIEARETALEGLGKIVSLGKVVYIDLSKTLVDQRATYNRRLKTYLNKARKLCTVIEGHTDEHIQTFIQLYIKNMKRIGADESYLFNSEYFYKLLSSKDYESKLMLCKHNETQEIIAGAIFTKKGNIVQYHLSGINEDYFSLQPIKLIIDEMSIYSTKKGYQYLNLGGGKGSKEDSLYRFKSKFSKNYKVFKIWKYIVDRNAYKTLTENHLNTELEDHELDIGYFPAYRAPIKSISYMASLSELLIFSFN
- a CDS encoding TIGR02757 family protein; protein product: MKLKLKTSELKDFLDEKVNLYNNPKFIESDPIQIPHQFSKKEDIEIAAFLAATIAWGNRKSIIKNANRMMELLDHSPFEFIMQHEESDLEKLSPFVHRTFNGNDFMQFVESLQHLYKNHNGLEAVFSKYAEKDSLQKSIHQFKNVFFEIPHLKRTQKHVSDPLKNSAAKRINMYLRWMIRNDNNGVDFGIWKSLSPSQLSCPLDVHSGNVARKLGLLTRKQNDGKALAELDKALRKLDPTDPVKYDFALFGLGVFESF
- a CDS encoding LytR/AlgR family response regulator transcription factor produces the protein MLTALIIEDEKNSREFLEKLIVRNFSDKLVVLDAVNSVAKGVEAIKKYKSALNIVFLDIHMPQENGFELFKHIRDITPDVIFTTAYKDYAINAIKFSAFDYLLKPINFIDLNSTLKRLENRTETNNNKLKINTLMNNIGTDSLAYNKIAFPTLDGFVLEKIGDIVYCKAQNNYALIKTNDNREILLSKTLKHIEEILPKQIFCRTHKSFLVNLNYIASYSRADHVLMLNTNEQLPVSVRKNEQFINAILQKE
- a CDS encoding sensor histidine kinase, producing MRYFKKNNFCFQLLLLFVIQFCFSQKAITKNYSVIDGLPSNAIYSVFIDSRNIIWAGTDKGISKVENGSTTNYYESDGIAYNNCWAIVEDSNNNLWFGSYGGGVTYYDGNTFKIINNTNGLINDRVRKLFVYKDKLYVGTKKGVSIINTSTKKIQNLQTAKDLELQIMGFFEYNNTVYIQSYKNGVWKHNTNENNLSLITDKHSSVFSVLKHKDSILVSFDGYYQKNKAIKTFHINDYLSNKSPAKAFGNSVVWDYNIDKNNNIYAVADGINYPTGGVFKIEQNRVKNENSNFNINSTKCWSIAYNTNNELLYIGTLDQGLFEVKLDNKVLFNEDITNIIDVKIQNEHTYFLTQEGLKIKASDDTIDITKHDFFKKISEFKKKLNLASEDRFNNTRLSDLEFKNIKLFNDTVWISTTIGIFSMNIKTNTLEFHHIITNGFILFNDNSGYFQYPYRNLVYINNIYDALTLKKSIKKFIINAPSDVNSIIKIDNELYFLSQFIGLYKLKNGVFTSFKDKGIWSEKELILATVSPKNNLVIANTKGEVFIIDVKNGFRVITKICRDQLHGNSIKFLKTYKDYIIIGTEKGINFYRSNKIKIINKAHGIKSEYLTSAALDKDNLIVGSEKGYYRLDLNKILKTTTPNYNINITDIQANYESIASKNFHWYTYQDKMVVLPYQKNNLSISFKVNNHPYAENLEYRYKIEGLDSDKWSQWSTKKQLNFSYLASGIYPILIEVRDHNNAEIYCKKIITLHIKPPFWKTWWFISISILLILGALYVKYKLSIKKIKKQEALKTKLNKRIAETKLEALQSQMNPHFTFNAMNSIQNYVIDNDIDKALMYIGKFSKLMRKTLDNSSETRITLQEEIDYINTYVTIENMRFEDAIKVEINHKDLDTFDEYIPPMLIQPLIENSFHHAFNIAHHPYKLTITFSKENDFLKCEVKDNGTSIKKTTQIPHHTPKAIGIIKERLSLISNVPIHKLITITSTDKGTITTLFIPFDN